A stretch of Ipomoea triloba cultivar NCNSP0323 chromosome 11, ASM357664v1 DNA encodes these proteins:
- the LOC115997016 gene encoding glycylpeptide N-tetradecanoyltransferase 1-like, translated as MTDNNREAEDQDPTPKGNIPPENENEVSIDSLARKVQESLSLAKRHKFWETQPVGQFKDLGDTSLHEGPIEPPTPLSEVKQEPYNLPAPYEWITCDMDSEEMCVEVYNLLTHNYVEDDENMFRFNYSKEFLSWALRPPGFYRSWHIGVRVKSSKKLVAFITGIPARIRVNDSIVNMAEVNFLCVHKKLRSKRLAPVMIKEVTRRVHLENIWQAAYTAGVILPTPITTCQYWHRSLNPKKLIDVGFSRLGARMTMSRTIKLYKLPDQTTTPGFRKMEPHDVPAVTRLLRNYLKQFVVAPDFDENDVEHWLLPKEDVVDSYLVESPETHEITDFCSFYTLPSSILGSQNHSTLKAAYSYYNVSTKTPLVQLISDALIVAKQKDFDVFNALDVMHNETFLKELKFGPGDGKLHYYLYNYRVKHVLRSSELGLVLL; from the coding sequence ATGACCGACAATAATAGAGAAGCAGAGGACCAGGATCCTACCCCCAAGGGAAATATACCtccagaaaatgaaaatgaggtATCTATCGACTCGTTAGCCCGAAAGGTCCAAGAATCTCTATCTCTTGCTAAAAGGCATAAGTTCTGGGAAACCCAACCTGTGGGGCAATTCAAGGACCTTGGTGATACAAGCCTGCATGAGGGCCCAATTGAGCCTCCAACACCCTTATCCGAGGTTAAACAAGAGCCTTATAATCTTCCTGCTCCATATGAGTGGATTACTTGTGACATGGACTCTGAAGAAATGTGCGTTGAGGTTTATAATCTCCTGACCCACAATTATGTAGAGGATGATGAAAACATGTTCAGGTTCAATTATTCAAAGGAGTTCCTTAGTTGGGCACTCCGCCCTCCAGGTTTCTACCGAAGCTGGCACATTGGAGTCAGGGTGAAGAGCTCAAAAAAGTTGGTGGCTTTTATCACTGGGATACCTGCAAGAATACGTGTTAATGATAGCATTGTAAACATGGCAGAGGTCAATTTTCTGTGTGTTCATAAGAAGCTTAGATCTAAAAGACTTGCTCCAGTTATGATCAAAGAAGTCACAAGGAGAGTTCACTTGGAGAATATCTGGCAAGCAGCTTATACAGCTGGAGTTATCCTTCCTACACCTATAACAACTTGTCAATATTGGCATAGGTCGTTGAATCCTAAGAAGCTTATTGACGTTGGGTTTTCTAGGCTGGGCGCAAGGATGACAATGAGCCGAACGATAAAGCTGTATAAGTTACCTGATCAGACAACCACTCCTGGGTTCAGGAAAATGGAGCCCCATGATGTTCCTGCTGTTACTCGACTGCTTAGAAATTACTTGAAGCAGTTTGTTGTTGCACCTGACTTTGATGAGAATGATGTTGAGCACTGGCTTCTTCCAAAGGAGGATGTTGTTGATAGCTATCTTGTTGAAAGCCCTGAGACTCATGAAATCACCGACTTCTGTAGCTTTTATACTCTTCCATCATCAATACTCGGTAGCCAGAATCACTCCACTCTGAAGGCCGCTTATTCTTATTACAATGTCTCAACAAAAACACCATTGGTTCAGTTGATCAGTGATGCTCTTATTGTGGCAAAGCAAAAGGATTTTGATGTCTTCAACGCCTTGGATGTTATGCACAATGAAACTTTCTTGAAGGAACTGAAGTTTGGCCCGGGTGATGGGAAACTCCACTACTACCTGTACAACTATCGAGTAAAGCATGTTTTGCGGTCATCAGAACTTGGGCTTGTGCTCTTGTAG
- the LOC115996594 gene encoding casein kinase 1-like protein 2, with product MEPRVGNKFRLGRKIGGGSFGEIYLGTNIQTNEEVAIKLENVKTKHPQLLYEAKLYKLLQGGTGIPNVKWYGVEGDYNVLVIDLLGPSLEDLFNFCSRKMSLKTVLMLADQMINRVEFVHSKSFLHRDIKPDNFLMGLGRRANQVYIIDFGLAKKYRDSSTHQHIPYRENKNLTGTARYASVNTHLGIEQSRRDDLESLGYVLMYFLRGSLPWQGLRAGTKKQKYDKISEKKVSTSIEVLCRGYPTEFASYFHYCRSLRFVDKPDYAYLKRLFRDLFIREGFQFDYVFDWTILKHQQSQLSSPPSHGHGGIGATSSGMPLTAANIDKQTGVEEGLPTGWSSGNLVNSRNTGLVLSPGSKQKGPVNDSTMSKGLSSSNIIQSSGSSRRPAVSSIRDSVTAGVESDLSRTRAADTTHASPGTIPKMTSTAERSSPVIFDNKCSSSTRNSNMKNIESTLKGVEGLSFGNDEKSHY from the exons GAAAATGTAAAGACGAAACACCCTCAACTACTTTATGAGGCGAAGTTATACAAACTACTTCAAGGAGGAA CCGGAATCCCCAATGTCAAATGGTATGGTGTTGAAGGCGACTATAATGTCCTTGTGATTGATTTACTAGGGCCTAGTCTAGAAGATCTATTTAACTTCTGTAGTCGGAAGATGTCCTTAAAGACTGTTCTTATGCTTGCAGATCAGATG ATAAATCGGGTTGAATTTgttcattcaaaatcattcctTCATCGAGATATAAAACCTGACAACTTCCTTATGGGTTTAGGGAGGCGTGCAAATCAG gtatatattattgattttgggCTGGCTAAAAAGTACAGGGACTCGTCTACTCATCAGCATATACCATATAG agaaaataaaaatttgactgGAACAGCCAGATACGCAAGTGTGAACACTCACCTTGGCATTG AACAAAGCCGGAGGGATGATTTGGAATCACTTGGCTATGTTCTGATGTACTTTTTGAGAGGAAG TCTTCCATGGCAGGGGCTAAGAGCTGGTACAAAGAAGCAGAAGTATGATAAAATCAGTGAGAAGAAAGTTTCTACATCGATAGAA GTGTTGTGCCGAGGTTATCCTACGGAATTTGCATCTTACTTTCACTACTGCCGGTCACTTAGATTTGTAGACAAACCAGATTATGCTTATCTCAAGAGACTTTTCCGTGACCTTTTTATTCGTGAAG GTTTTCAATTTGATTATGTATTTGACTGGACAATTCTGAAACATCAGCAATCACAGCTTTCAAGTCCTCCATCTCATGGTCAT GGTGGTATTGGTGCAACGAGTTCAGGGATGCCACTTACTGCTGCTAATATTGATAAGCAAACAG GTGTTGAGGAAGGCCTACCTACTGGTTGGTCTTCAGGAAATCTGGTCAATAGTAGAAACACGGGATTGGTTTTGAGTCCTGGGAGCAAACAGAAAGGTCCTGTTAATGACTCAACCATGAGTAAAGGG TTGTCTAGTTCAAATATTATCCAATCAAGCGGTTCATCAAGGAGACCTGCTGTGTCTAGCATCCGTGATAGTGTGACTGCTGGGGTTGAATCTGACCTCTCACGCACCCGGGCAGCAGATACAACTCATGCAAGCCCTGGAACTATTCCTAAAATGACCAGTACTGCTGAAAGGAGTTCTCCAGTTATATTTGATAACAAATGCAGTTCCTCAACTAGAAACAGCAACATGAAAAATATCGAGTCCACTCTTAAAGGTGTAGAGGGCCTAAGTTTTGGCAATGATGAGAAATCACACTACTAG
- the LOC115996595 gene encoding uncharacterized protein LOC115996595 encodes MENLRSNSTREGKMKMESYYAPTTMKDLRSFSTSRAHYDASPSPSPPPYKELKLKNGKAGRGPSGFASKSWSLNESELQRKKRVAGYKAYSVEGKMKGSFRKSVKWIKNSCSHVVYGWW; translated from the coding sequence ATGGAGAATTTGAGATCTAACTCAACAAGAGAAGGAAAGATGAAAATGGAAAGCTACTATGCTCCTACAACCATGAAAGATTTAAGAAGTTTCAGCACATCTCGAGCACATTATGATGCTTCTCCTTCTCCATCTCCTCCTCCCTACAAGGAGCTGAAGTTGAAGAACGGCAAGGCTGGCAGAGGTCCATCGGGTTTTGCCTCGAAGAGTTGGAGCTTGAATGAGTCGGAGTTGCAGAGGAAGAAGAGAGTGGCAGGGTACAAGGCCTACAGTGTGGAGGGGAAGATGAAGGGCTCGTTCAGAAAGAGCGTTAAGTGGATCAAGAACTCCTGCAGTCATGTGGTTTATGGATGGTGGTGA